One Sinorhizobium fredii NGR234 DNA window includes the following coding sequences:
- a CDS encoding tryptophan halogenase family protein: protein MLDLTNAKRIGIIGGGIVGWLAAIALRRVFDVDVDVTVIEAPTVFPLGPGEGGSLNLIDTLCRNELDLDVFIGEAGATHKLGVLYENWRGGGIPDRYYRMFGGSGIPEIECRVGGFFPLLSARIAAGENLHTCIPGFELITKKASQVEIDELLATGESGLYPSFHFNHAGFERYLRRVGLARGITSRRAVVHGMRLDDRGHVNAFQLGGEELEVDFAVDASGFARLGLGKVFNTRWCSFANVLPTDRAIIFELEPRGSSPVTRATAMKAGWMWEAPLNRSISAGYAFSSRYADAAMAIAEVENHYGFRVEAKHELSLDQGYFSTAWVNNFVALGTASGFVEPLEAALAAHTFEALRNLERILANGSGIVPARAIEGYNSANARCWTGVRDFLRLHYDSKRIDTPFWRDLAAAELPEGYANLRACFQKRTPRFIDIQPYVGSGWQSLFHEIDWISVAVPLGVVPQAAACAELRRLSTESRSEVQAYVDRLKGTIAKISSTRGYMH, encoded by the coding sequence ATGCTGGATCTGACGAATGCGAAGCGCATAGGAATCATCGGCGGCGGCATTGTCGGTTGGCTTGCAGCGATAGCGCTTCGCCGTGTTTTCGACGTTGATGTCGATGTAACGGTCATAGAGGCTCCGACGGTGTTTCCGCTTGGCCCAGGGGAGGGGGGCTCGCTCAACCTGATTGACACGTTGTGTCGCAATGAGCTCGACCTGGACGTTTTCATTGGTGAAGCCGGCGCCACCCACAAGCTTGGTGTGCTCTATGAAAATTGGAGGGGTGGAGGAATCCCGGATCGCTACTACCGCATGTTCGGCGGATCGGGCATACCGGAAATCGAATGTCGCGTCGGCGGTTTCTTCCCTCTGCTGTCGGCGAGAATTGCCGCAGGTGAGAACCTTCACACGTGCATCCCTGGCTTTGAGTTAATCACAAAGAAGGCATCGCAAGTGGAAATCGACGAGTTGCTGGCAACCGGTGAGTCTGGACTCTACCCTTCGTTTCACTTCAATCACGCCGGCTTCGAGCGATACCTAAGGCGCGTCGGGCTGGCACGTGGGATCACTTCTCGTAGGGCTGTGGTACACGGGATGAGACTCGACGACCGAGGGCATGTAAACGCTTTCCAGCTCGGAGGCGAAGAACTTGAAGTCGACTTCGCCGTCGATGCGTCCGGATTTGCCAGATTGGGTCTCGGCAAAGTCTTTAATACGCGCTGGTGTTCGTTCGCAAATGTGCTGCCTACTGATCGTGCGATCATCTTTGAGCTTGAGCCGCGGGGATCATCCCCCGTTACCCGTGCCACCGCCATGAAAGCCGGATGGATGTGGGAAGCCCCATTGAATCGCTCGATCAGTGCCGGTTATGCATTCAGCAGCAGATATGCGGACGCTGCGATGGCAATCGCCGAGGTTGAGAATCACTATGGATTCCGTGTGGAGGCGAAACACGAGCTTTCGCTGGATCAAGGTTACTTTTCGACCGCATGGGTTAACAATTTCGTGGCTTTGGGAACAGCGTCGGGTTTTGTTGAGCCCCTGGAGGCTGCACTTGCCGCCCACACCTTCGAAGCGTTAAGGAATTTGGAGCGCATTCTCGCCAACGGAAGCGGCATTGTGCCCGCTCGGGCCATCGAAGGCTATAACAGCGCAAACGCACGGTGCTGGACGGGTGTTCGGGACTTCCTGAGGCTGCACTACGATTCCAAGCGAATTGACACACCGTTTTGGCGAGATCTTGCCGCAGCCGAGTTGCCGGAAGGATATGCCAACCTGAGGGCTTGCTTCCAAAAACGGACACCACGCTTTATCGATATCCAACCGTATGTCGGAAGCGGATGGCAGAGCCTCTTCCACGAAATTGATTGGATTTCAGTGGCGGTCCCTCTAGGAGTAGTGCCGCAGGCGGCCGCATGCGCCGAACTACGCAGGCTCTCTACGGAAAGTCGAAGTGAGGTCCAGGCCTATGTTGATCGGCTGAAGGGAACAATAGCCAAGATCAGCAGCACGAGGGGATACATGCACTAA
- a CDS encoding NifX-associated nitrogen fixation protein, translating into MMTALSDPRFTRAVSDDGSLATPFMKCLARLVRAHDSYGLWKDKCDAELLANFTVTEEQRRAIPVIGDPEPDVLLRLDLFYAAVGVVIEERSGLLISRTLEISDEGIGRVLFTTRRLVVLSKTLRDVHRFGFNTLGKCAKTGTKLVKDAIKSIETYPDVARA; encoded by the coding sequence ATGATGACAGCGTTATCTGATCCCCGGTTTACTCGAGCTGTCAGTGACGATGGATCGTTGGCCACCCCTTTCATGAAATGCCTCGCGCGGTTGGTCCGCGCTCATGATTCCTACGGATTATGGAAGGATAAATGTGACGCCGAGTTGCTGGCCAACTTCACAGTTACGGAGGAGCAGCGGCGAGCTATCCCCGTCATCGGCGACCCCGAGCCAGACGTGCTGTTGAGGCTCGACCTTTTTTACGCCGCCGTCGGCGTCGTTATCGAGGAGCGCTCGGGGCTTTTGATCTCGCGAACGCTGGAGATCAGCGATGAGGGCATCGGCCGAGTGCTCTTCACAACCAGGCGGCTGGTGGTGCTGTCGAAGACCCTACGTGACGTTCACCGGTTCGGCTTCAATACACTTGGCAAATGCGCCAAGACTGGCACGAAGTTGGTCAAGGATGCGATCAAAAGCATCGAAACTTATCCGGACGTGGCGCGGGCATAA
- a CDS encoding MFS transporter: MTRTVAVLRGFGPVFALLFGLQFISMGAMEMNGPFWPIQIKALSPSDSVFGLAGIGVYVCPMLGVSLTSAFWGRMGDRYGNRLMMVRALLGLAITQLLVAFAQDVWTILALRFLQGACAGYIAPAQAYGVEVTGGRDRARLFAWLQVATNVGSLGGAFLGGLILDALPFAAVNLTAGVICAFCAAVAWTSLPVPLGGAGLTKTAKATTVSCAPSTGVSVFGLLALMGLLLASRMVLQVPFSLYMSEVYGSQHWITGLSYGLLALGFVVAAPVWARTFEGREPSFVLGCNVLIAGGCFVATGLAGSTRAIGLFAALYFTWGALLGGTTPVLLSLVSAATRSERQGSVLGLAQTCQQGASVVGIIAGVAATQRFGLKAAFPLVTGLYGLSFLVALGLWLKARQSRR, encoded by the coding sequence ATGACCAGGACAGTCGCGGTCCTGCGCGGTTTCGGACCGGTCTTCGCGCTGCTGTTCGGCCTTCAATTCATCTCCATGGGCGCCATGGAGATGAACGGTCCCTTCTGGCCGATTCAGATCAAGGCATTGAGCCCCTCGGACAGCGTCTTTGGCCTCGCGGGTATCGGCGTCTACGTCTGCCCGATGCTCGGCGTGTCGCTGACGAGTGCCTTTTGGGGACGTATGGGCGACCGGTACGGCAATCGCCTGATGATGGTCCGGGCCTTGCTGGGCCTGGCGATCACGCAACTGCTCGTCGCCTTCGCCCAGGATGTCTGGACCATTCTGGCGTTGCGCTTTCTGCAGGGGGCCTGCGCTGGCTATATCGCTCCGGCCCAGGCCTACGGCGTTGAGGTCACCGGCGGGCGCGATCGCGCCCGCCTCTTCGCCTGGCTGCAGGTGGCGACGAATGTCGGCTCCCTGGGCGGCGCTTTCCTCGGCGGGCTCATCCTCGACGCCTTGCCTTTTGCGGCCGTCAACCTCACCGCCGGGGTGATCTGCGCATTCTGTGCCGCAGTCGCCTGGACAAGCCTGCCGGTTCCACTAGGAGGAGCGGGACTCACGAAAACCGCGAAAGCAACAACAGTCTCTTGCGCGCCTTCCACGGGGGTGTCCGTGTTCGGACTACTTGCTCTGATGGGATTGCTGCTTGCGAGCAGGATGGTGCTGCAGGTGCCCTTTTCCCTCTATATGTCGGAGGTCTACGGCTCTCAGCATTGGATCACGGGATTGAGCTATGGCCTTCTTGCGCTCGGCTTTGTGGTCGCAGCGCCGGTGTGGGCCCGGACCTTCGAAGGGCGAGAGCCGTCTTTTGTGCTCGGATGTAACGTGCTGATCGCTGGCGGATGCTTCGTCGCCACCGGGCTCGCTGGCTCGACCCGTGCGATAGGGCTGTTCGCAGCGCTCTATTTTACCTGGGGCGCGCTGCTTGGAGGAACGACACCGGTTCTCCTGTCGCTCGTCTCGGCCGCGACGCGAAGCGAAAGGCAGGGATCGGTCCTGGGGCTTGCGCAGACCTGCCAGCAGGGCGCTTCGGTCGTCGGGATCATTGCAGGAGTCGCCGCCACGCAACGGTTTGGGCTCAAGGCAGCTTTCCCGCTCGTCACGGGCCTCTACGGCCTGTCTTTTCTCGTGGCGCTCGGCCTGTGGCTGAAGGCGCGCCAATCACGTCGCTAA
- a CDS encoding CCE_0567 family metalloprotein yields the protein MTDLEELKQRVQKLQSRAATAKTQLHDLAECLPNYWTEIVAVAEKTFDAFAQLDAAKRELAASENSR from the coding sequence ATGACAGATCTTGAAGAACTCAAGCAGAGGGTTCAAAAACTGCAGTCACGCGCTGCGACTGCGAAGACGCAATTGCATGACCTTGCCGAGTGCCTTCCGAACTATTGGACCGAAATAGTGGCCGTCGCCGAAAAAACATTCGACGCTTTTGCTCAGTTGGACGCTGCCAAAAGAGAACTCGCCGCGTCGGAGAATTCACGATGA
- a CDS encoding exopolysaccharide production repressor protein — translation MSFGIFHRILWLFLCANTLIVYLVTGSISDAVVTTMVGSLLLQLTYFANVLFLLWRAHCARRARQTTGQFHGEEQPGDPRIAGTHGRTDGDPCFEDEDSR, via the coding sequence TTGTCTTTTGGTATCTTTCATCGAATTCTATGGCTGTTCCTGTGCGCCAACACTCTTATAGTCTACCTCGTAACGGGGTCCATCAGTGACGCAGTCGTCACGACTATGGTTGGTTCGCTGCTTCTGCAGCTAACTTATTTCGCAAACGTACTCTTTCTGCTCTGGCGGGCTCACTGCGCCCGGAGAGCTCGTCAAACGACCGGGCAATTCCATGGAGAGGAACAGCCGGGGGACCCTCGTATAGCGGGCACTCACGGGCGCACGGATGGGGATCCGTGCTTCGAGGACGAGGACTCTCGATAG
- a CDS encoding CpaD family pilus assembly protein produces MTLRIIAHLLALTASLAGCTSTAPIYVEQPTPIFVRQESTVLKLESFHASEQQRLLAFLWKASRGRRDALHLVISGSSRLSAEAVHQARQMGIGASNIHLLDQNDRGHLRIEAVVYHALPPICRSLSSQLLNDEFFDQPIGCSTSHNLAVMINDPRDLLGNRFVKPSDGDRAAIPVTTYRTSTGKGGL; encoded by the coding sequence ATGACGTTGCGGATCATAGCTCACCTGCTCGCTTTGACAGCAAGCTTAGCAGGCTGCACAAGCACTGCACCGATCTATGTCGAGCAACCGACACCGATTTTTGTCCGACAGGAGTCCACCGTCTTGAAGTTGGAGAGCTTTCACGCTTCCGAACAGCAGCGTCTTCTTGCCTTCCTATGGAAGGCCAGTCGCGGCCGGAGGGATGCCCTTCACCTCGTTATCAGCGGGTCGTCCCGGCTCAGCGCAGAGGCGGTCCATCAAGCCAGACAGATGGGCATCGGCGCTTCCAACATCCATTTGCTTGACCAAAATGACCGCGGGCACCTGCGGATAGAGGCCGTTGTCTATCATGCCCTCCCTCCAATCTGCCGGTCGCTTTCCAGCCAGTTACTTAATGACGAATTCTTCGACCAGCCGATCGGCTGTTCGACGAGCCATAATCTGGCAGTAATGATCAACGATCCGCGCGATTTGCTCGGCAATAGATTTGTCAAGCCCAGCGATGGTGATCGGGCGGCCATACCAGTTACCACCTACAGGACCTCGACGGGTAAAGGTGGCTTATGA
- a CDS encoding type II and III secretion system protein family protein has protein sequence MKATPTGHASADRWPTPIVGSRPTVPYWSNLLYALVLLSPMSAAAENNGDEAVPRAAPNSINATLNLSSSLGKTVHLPAPAATIFVADPTIADYQAPSNRTIFVFGKKFGRTSLFALDENGEALAELHVVVTQPIADLRAMLRDQVGDYPIHVSYTPRGAILSGTAPNAEVVDIAKRVTEQFLGDGAPIVNNIKVAGSLQVNLSVRVAEVSRSGLKALGINLSAFGQFGNFKVGVLNRGAGLGSATGSGGTAEIGFDNDAVSVGAVLDALAKEHIASVLAEPNLTAMSGETASFLAGGEFPIPVLQENGQTSVEFRRFGVSLEFVPTVLDNNLINIHVKPEVSELSLQGAVQVNGIAVPAVSTRRADTVVELASGQSFVIGGLIRRNVNNDISAFPWLGRIPILGALFRSSSFQKEESELVILVTPYIVRPGSNPNQMSAPTDRMAPALGTPPRARAAISTDAPSVKGDLGFIIE, from the coding sequence TTGAAAGCCACTCCAACTGGTCATGCTAGCGCCGATCGATGGCCGACCCCCATCGTCGGTTCAAGGCCAACTGTTCCATACTGGAGCAATCTTCTCTACGCGCTCGTTCTGTTGTCTCCTATGTCCGCCGCTGCCGAAAACAACGGGGATGAAGCGGTGCCTCGTGCCGCTCCCAACAGCATCAACGCCACGCTGAACCTTTCCTCTTCGCTGGGCAAGACAGTTCATTTGCCCGCGCCAGCCGCGACCATCTTTGTGGCCGACCCAACAATTGCTGATTATCAGGCACCCTCCAATAGAACGATCTTCGTCTTTGGCAAGAAATTTGGTCGGACCAGCCTATTCGCTCTGGACGAAAACGGCGAGGCTCTCGCCGAGTTGCATGTTGTAGTAACGCAGCCGATCGCAGATTTGCGTGCCATGTTGCGAGACCAGGTCGGCGACTACCCGATCCACGTCAGCTATACGCCACGCGGCGCAATCCTCAGCGGTACAGCGCCCAATGCCGAAGTCGTTGACATTGCAAAAAGAGTTACTGAGCAATTTCTCGGTGACGGTGCGCCGATCGTCAACAATATCAAGGTCGCCGGCTCTTTGCAGGTTAATCTCAGTGTGCGCGTAGCGGAAGTCTCCCGCAGCGGTCTGAAAGCACTCGGCATCAACTTGTCCGCGTTCGGTCAATTCGGCAATTTCAAGGTGGGTGTGTTAAACAGAGGTGCTGGACTTGGTTCGGCAACTGGTAGCGGCGGTACAGCAGAAATCGGATTCGACAATGATGCTGTCAGCGTCGGCGCGGTTCTCGACGCGCTTGCTAAGGAGCACATAGCTTCCGTCTTGGCCGAGCCGAACCTCACTGCTATGTCGGGTGAAACTGCCAGCTTCCTCGCCGGCGGCGAATTTCCCATTCCTGTCCTGCAGGAAAATGGGCAAACCTCGGTGGAATTTCGCCGCTTCGGCGTCAGTCTTGAATTCGTACCAACTGTTCTCGACAACAACCTAATCAACATTCACGTAAAGCCGGAAGTCAGTGAACTATCGTTACAAGGTGCCGTTCAAGTCAACGGGATCGCCGTGCCGGCAGTTTCCACGCGGCGTGCCGATACAGTCGTCGAGCTCGCGAGCGGGCAGAGCTTCGTGATTGGCGGTCTCATCAGGCGTAACGTCAACAATGATATCAGTGCATTTCCCTGGCTTGGCCGAATACCGATCCTTGGCGCTCTGTTTCGTTCGTCCTCGTTTCAAAAGGAGGAGTCGGAATTAGTTATTTTGGTTACGCCTTACATCGTCAGGCCAGGCTCCAACCCCAACCAAATGAGCGCACCCACGGACCGGATGGCTCCGGCTTTGGGCACTCCGCCGCGAGCCCGCGCTGCTATCAGCACCGACGCGCCAAGCGTCAAGGGCGATCTCGGCTTCATCATCGAATAG
- a CDS encoding response regulator — protein sequence MRTLLVDTDLTRAVRGALGDGGFAVDVVGTLEQASSAFFSASYEILLLELVLPDGDGLDWLRQLRSDGYSVPAVIMSRLDDLEKRISVFNSGADDFLRKPVSTDELIARMRALLRRSTQITCPIIEFGNLHFDPIGRQVSVDGHPLMIARRELCILEHLLNRAGRIVPRARLEDQLYSFNDEVSGNALEAGIYRLRGYLSRSGATLRIRTVRGIGYTLELTDASSA from the coding sequence ATGCGAACGTTGCTCGTGGATACGGATCTTACCCGCGCGGTCCGAGGCGCGCTCGGTGACGGCGGCTTTGCCGTTGATGTAGTTGGCACGCTGGAACAGGCGTCGAGCGCATTTTTTTCAGCGAGCTATGAAATTCTCCTGCTGGAGTTGGTACTGCCAGATGGCGATGGACTGGATTGGCTGAGGCAGCTAAGGAGCGACGGGTATTCAGTTCCTGCCGTCATTATGAGCAGGCTCGACGATCTCGAGAAACGAATTTCGGTATTCAATAGTGGCGCGGACGATTTTCTCCGTAAACCCGTCTCTACGGATGAGCTCATCGCCAGAATGCGGGCCCTTCTGCGCCGATCGACACAGATCACTTGCCCCATCATTGAATTTGGCAACCTCCACTTCGATCCGATCGGCCGACAGGTGTCGGTTGACGGTCATCCGCTAATGATCGCACGTCGCGAACTATGCATTCTAGAGCATCTGCTTAACCGCGCAGGTCGCATCGTGCCGCGTGCGCGGTTGGAAGATCAACTCTATTCGTTCAACGACGAAGTTTCAGGCAACGCGCTTGAAGCCGGAATCTACCGCTTACGCGGGTATCTCAGTAGGTCAGGTGCCACGTTGCGGATCAGGACCGTGCGCGGCATTGGCTACACTCTTGAATTGACTGACGCGTCATCAGCATAG
- the nopL gene encoding type II secretion system effector nodulation protein NopL, whose amino-acid sequence MDINSTSPLNASPQPDSPPPANASAFAHQLSGFQYSPPHAADSLLPQVEADSPYLDTRHPYSQYLDSAYPYPSPCEWQHDLYTRTRERSPHPSEQRPHARVLQGAPEHDQDQHLEAAGPREGSWQVGPSRSGPSQAGLSPSATPLNPSPPPHATDLETKHPYSQYLDWANPSLLDWQQDLHTRATASPAPLTAERGRSPQPSEQQPHARALQVPEYDQDLIWQRVDAAGPQAGPWQVGPSHSGPSQARPSHAWPSSSAGAEPAELSDFVMDSGVRAWDHWFLAPHMASEDQMSMLRATGLMPTAEVPTTTFLMMGMRHVAEFRGEGVIRIRPSVDFDI is encoded by the coding sequence ATGGATATCAATTCAACCAGCCCACTAAACGCAAGCCCACAGCCGGACTCTCCACCACCCGCCAACGCGAGTGCATTTGCGCATCAGCTGAGCGGATTTCAATATAGCCCTCCACATGCCGCTGACTCACTATTGCCGCAGGTTGAAGCCGATTCCCCATATTTGGACACCAGGCATCCCTACTCGCAGTATTTGGATTCGGCATATCCTTATCCATCACCTTGTGAATGGCAGCATGACCTGTATACCAGGACTAGGGAAAGGTCTCCCCATCCTAGCGAGCAGCGACCGCATGCTCGGGTGCTACAGGGCGCGCCCGAACACGACCAGGATCAGCACCTGGAAGCCGCGGGACCGCGAGAAGGATCATGGCAAGTGGGGCCATCACGATCTGGACCGTCGCAAGCCGGGCTATCCCCGTCCGCCACCCCACTGAACCCAAGCCCACCGCCGCATGCCACCGACTTAGAAACCAAGCATCCCTACTCGCAGTATTTGGATTGGGCGAATCCGTCATTGCTTGATTGGCAGCAGGACCTGCATACGCGGGCTACAGCTTCTCCCGCGCCACTGACCGCTGAGAGGGGAAGGTCTCCCCAGCCTAGCGAGCAGCAACCGCATGCTCGCGCGCTGCAGGTGCCCGAATACGATCAGGATTTGATATGGCAGCGCGTGGATGCCGCGGGGCCGCAAGCTGGACCGTGGCAGGTGGGACCATCACACTCTGGACCGTCGCAAGCCCGGCCATCGCACGCTTGGCCGTCCTCGTCCGCAGGGGCCGAGCCGGCTGAACTTTCTGATTTCGTTATGGATAGCGGCGTTCGTGCGTGGGACCACTGGTTCTTAGCTCCTCACATGGCCTCAGAAGACCAGATGAGCATGCTGAGGGCCACGGGGCTAATGCCAACCGCAGAGGTCCCGACAACAACGTTTTTGATGATGGGCATGCGGCACGTTGCCGAATTCCGAGGCGAGGGAGTCATTCGCATCAGGCCATCGGTGGATTTTGACATTTGA
- the nodD2 gene encoding transcriptional regulator NodD2 produces the protein MRFKGLDLNLLVALDALMTKRSVTAAARSINLSQPAMSAAIARLRTYFGDDLFTMRGRELIPTPRAIALAPAVRDALLHIQFSIISWDMFNPVQSERRFRIRLSDVMMLVFFERVVKRLAREAPGIGFELLPLTEDPDELLRYGDVDFVILPELFASSDHPKAKLLDDTLVCVGCPTNKQLKRQLSFENYGSMGHIAAKFGRTLKPSIENWLLLEHGLKRRIEVVVPGFSLIPPLLSGTDRIATMPLRLVEHFAKTTPLRVAELPLALPPFAQAVQWPSLHNRDQASIWMRQVLLQEALHMTAPRDSVEYRP, from the coding sequence ATGCGTTTTAAGGGACTTGATCTTAATCTGCTCGTAGCGCTCGATGCTCTGATGACAAAGCGAAGCGTTACCGCAGCTGCTCGCAGTATCAACCTCAGTCAGCCGGCCATGAGCGCCGCCATCGCCCGCCTACGCACCTATTTCGGCGACGACTTGTTCACGATGCGAGGTCGCGAACTTATCCCAACTCCGCGTGCGATAGCGCTCGCCCCCGCAGTCCGCGATGCTCTGCTGCACATCCAGTTCTCCATCATTTCTTGGGATATGTTTAACCCAGTTCAGTCGGAGCGACGCTTCAGGATCAGGCTTTCCGACGTCATGATGCTGGTGTTTTTTGAAAGAGTCGTGAAGCGGCTGGCGCGAGAGGCGCCTGGCATCGGCTTCGAGTTGCTGCCTCTCACTGAGGATCCCGATGAACTTCTCCGGTACGGTGACGTCGATTTCGTGATCCTTCCGGAATTGTTCGCGTCGAGCGATCATCCAAAGGCGAAACTGCTCGACGACACGCTGGTTTGCGTAGGTTGCCCCACTAACAAGCAGTTAAAACGGCAGCTTTCTTTCGAAAACTACGGATCGATGGGTCATATTGCGGCTAAGTTCGGACGTACGCTAAAGCCCTCCATCGAGAATTGGTTGTTGCTTGAGCACGGTCTCAAGAGGCGTATCGAAGTCGTCGTGCCGGGATTTAGTCTAATCCCGCCTTTGCTGTCGGGAACCGATCGCATAGCGACCATGCCGTTGCGGCTGGTGGAACATTTCGCAAAAACAACGCCGCTGCGGGTCGCCGAACTTCCACTGGCACTTCCACCATTCGCCCAAGCTGTCCAGTGGCCTAGCCTACACAACAGGGATCAGGCGAGCATCTGGATGCGGCAGGTACTACTACAGGAAGCGTTGCACATGACAGCTCCGCGTGATTCAGTGGAATATCGACCCTAG
- a CDS encoding IucA/IucC family protein has protein sequence MDEKTPSVTNPVENEDLALLTQASRNAINRLVRCLFAERLLAPNALLWAREGRQAWFPLWPSQRMLHFTDLSLAPAGTLRNRGQIEVLDGTGARQRIDDPAALMREVASSLAITPASDGLEHLLRDVDNSMRNDMLARRERGRWSARLRQEIAEAGAPGFLAYLERSLPTHLAAMTLDQWGALEGHPFYPTWKAKPGLAAEEVAALSPEFGARVPLRIAALRSSWAYVEKMPHVGSYSEWFAENFPDLSRDWAEGLKARGQSPEDWLPLPVHAWHLEHFVRREFAAEIEAGIFDPDGPEIVTLPSMSFRTMLPTTEAPRPFIKLPVAIWMTSEQRTLQAKSIHMGPRLSTLISDIVSEEDDLRCRLEILTEELGAILRHPETGDEHLGRFLSVVYRKADALARRDGLLPVTVAALLTAGPVDGRPLICELIGKSGDESEAAIAAFFRLYARTVVRPTLAMYLLYGIAFEAHQQNSTILFDDRGLPRKLLIRDFGDGRSFAPLFTERGYELQPFSRGGILPTTFDDDISLVRSFLINACFVCHLHEIALCLTEQYSVAGDSLWRVLREETEEAFETLRPRMLSDAFWLEERQAFLERPWPARSVLRMHLERYRDYRIEHQLPNPLASAE, from the coding sequence ATGGACGAGAAGACGCCCTCCGTGACGAATCCCGTCGAGAACGAGGATCTTGCGCTTTTGACGCAGGCATCGCGCAACGCGATCAACCGGCTGGTGCGCTGCCTGTTCGCCGAGCGCCTGCTCGCGCCGAACGCCTTGCTGTGGGCACGCGAAGGCCGCCAGGCCTGGTTCCCCCTCTGGCCCTCGCAGCGCATGCTGCACTTCACCGATCTCAGCCTCGCGCCCGCCGGAACCTTGCGGAACCGCGGACAGATCGAAGTGCTGGACGGCACCGGGGCACGGCAGCGGATCGATGATCCGGCCGCCCTGATGCGGGAGGTTGCCTCCTCTCTCGCGATCACGCCCGCTTCTGACGGACTGGAGCATCTGCTGCGCGACGTGGACAACAGCATGCGCAACGACATGCTGGCGCGCCGCGAGCGCGGGCGCTGGAGCGCCAGGCTGCGCCAGGAAATCGCCGAAGCCGGTGCGCCCGGCTTCCTTGCCTATCTCGAAAGAAGCTTGCCGACGCATTTGGCCGCGATGACCCTCGACCAATGGGGCGCGCTCGAAGGCCACCCGTTCTATCCGACCTGGAAGGCCAAGCCCGGCCTGGCGGCGGAGGAGGTCGCCGCACTGTCCCCCGAGTTCGGCGCGCGCGTGCCCCTGCGCATTGCGGCGCTCCGCAGCAGCTGGGCCTACGTCGAGAAGATGCCGCACGTCGGAAGCTATTCGGAATGGTTCGCTGAGAACTTCCCGGACCTCTCGCGCGATTGGGCGGAGGGCCTGAAAGCGCGGGGCCAGTCACCCGAGGACTGGCTGCCTCTGCCCGTCCACGCCTGGCATCTGGAGCACTTCGTGCGCCGCGAATTCGCGGCAGAGATCGAAGCCGGCATTTTCGATCCTGACGGCCCGGAGATCGTGACGTTGCCGTCCATGTCGTTTCGCACGATGCTGCCGACGACCGAGGCGCCAAGACCCTTCATCAAACTGCCGGTTGCGATCTGGATGACGAGCGAGCAGCGGACGCTGCAGGCGAAGTCGATCCATATGGGACCGCGCCTCAGCACGCTGATTTCCGACATTGTGTCGGAGGAGGATGACCTCAGGTGCAGGCTGGAGATCCTTACTGAAGAGCTTGGGGCGATTCTGCGTCATCCCGAAACCGGCGACGAGCATCTCGGCCGCTTTCTTTCGGTGGTCTATCGCAAGGCCGATGCTCTTGCCCGTCGAGATGGCTTGCTGCCGGTAACCGTCGCCGCGCTTCTGACCGCTGGCCCTGTCGACGGCCGGCCACTGATCTGCGAACTCATCGGAAAAAGCGGCGACGAGAGCGAAGCGGCGATCGCTGCGTTCTTCCGGCTCTATGCTCGCACCGTTGTCCGACCGACTCTGGCCATGTATCTCCTCTACGGCATTGCATTCGAGGCGCATCAACAAAACAGCACGATTCTTTTCGATGATCGCGGCCTGCCACGGAAGCTCTTGATCCGCGATTTCGGTGACGGCCGCAGTTTTGCACCGCTCTTCACCGAACGCGGTTATGAGCTGCAGCCGTTCAGTCGAGGGGGCATCCTGCCAACCACCTTCGACGACGATATCAGCCTCGTGCGCTCGTTCCTCATCAATGCGTGCTTTGTCTGCCATCTTCACGAGATCGCCCTTTGCCTGACCGAGCAATATTCGGTTGCGGGTGACAGCCTTTGGCGCGTCCTCAGGGAAGAAACGGAAGAGGCGTTCGAGACGTTGCGGCCGCGCATGCTCTCGGATGCGTTCTGGCTCGAGGAACGCCAGGCCTTCCTCGAACGGCCCTGGCCGGCACGCTCGGTCCTGCGGATGCATCTCGAGCGCTATCGCGACTACCGCATCGAGCACCAATTGCCCAATCCGTTGGCGAGTGCGGAATGA